A part of Aminivibrio sp. genomic DNA contains:
- a CDS encoding GTP-binding protein yields the protein MAKEKFERSKPHLNIGTIGHIDHGKTTLTAAITKCLATSNYA from the coding sequence ATGGCGAAGGAGAAATTTGAGAGGTCCAAGCCGCATTTGAACATCGGAACCATCGGTCACATTGACCACGGGAAGACGACGTTGACGGCGGCGATCACGAAGTGTCTGGCCACGTCGAACTATGCTG